A stretch of the Arachis stenosperma cultivar V10309 chromosome 6, arast.V10309.gnm1.PFL2, whole genome shotgun sequence genome encodes the following:
- the LOC130932753 gene encoding UPF0496 protein At3g19330-like has translation MLQWLSSKSLPQHASTSAPTLPLSPAPAPPNSQGNSTENSSTASSPGPNIARAYDDAVQANSYNEIRSVIQAPLQDHLHLHQQIHEVEVIDEEDKEDSHHRHVLAHALRPDRQSIREALANAESRRGAATLTRLASDYFDHSEKTCGIYLLLHRSVRRARDIYKPLHELIAVLPDDASGSFNRHLCDRAFDLFVQFDSQENPFVFPHNFSDVRDSLSGLKLEIERRRLRCYARIRLLKRFHTSCLACLVVTAVGAVISAVLVTAHAVAGFAAVAACGGSCLPKKKVKKELTRLNQLNAASKGTLVMNDIDTVNSLVDRLQTAVEGDRVLIQFALNRGRERHPIQEVLKQLRKNQQSFEPLLSELEAGGWW, from the exons ATGCTTCAATGGCTCTCCTCAAAATCTCTTCCGCAACACGCTTCTACTTCAGCTCCCACTCTCCCTCTGTCTCCTGCTCCTGCTCCTCCCAATTCCCAAG GCAACTCCACCGAAAATTCAAGCACTGCTTCCTCGCCAGGCCCTAACATTGCTCGCGCATACGACGACGCCGTTCAGGCCAACTCCTACAACGAGATTCGTTCCGTGATCCAAGCTCCCCTGCAGGACCACCTACAcctgcaccaacaaatccatgAGGTTGAGGTCATTGACGAAGAGGACAAAGAAGACTCGCATCACCGCCACGTGCTCGCCCACGCGCTCCGTCCCGATCGACAGAGCATCCGGGAGGCTCTCGCTAACGCCGAATCCCGCCGCGGCGCCGCCACACTCACTAGACTCGCCTCCGATTACTTCGACCATAGCGAGAAAACCTGCGGAATCTACCTCCTCCTTCACCGCAGCGTCCGCCGCGCACGCGACATATACAAGCCGCTCCACGAACTCATCGCCGTTCTCCCCGACGACGCTTCCGGTTCCTTCAACCGCCATCTCTGCGACCGCGCTTTCGATCTCTTCGTCCAATTCGACAGCCAGGAAAACCCGTTCGTCTTCCCGCACAACTTCTCCGACGTCCGTGACAGCTTATCCGGCCTCAAGCTCGAGATTGAACGCCGGCGCTTGCGGTGCTATGCGAGGATTCGCCTCCTCAAACGGTTCCACACGAGTTGTCTGGCCTGTTTAGTTGTAACCGCCGTGGGAGCAGTGATCTCGGCCGTGCTGGTCACTGCGCATGCCGTCGCAGGCTTTGCTGCGGTTGCTGCCTGCGGCGGCTCGTGTCTTCCAAAGAAGAAGGTAAAGAAGGAACTTACAAGGTTGAATCAGCTGAATGCTGCATCAAAGGGTACTCTTGTGATGAATGACATTGACACTGTGAATAGCCTTGTTGATCGGTTGCAAACTGCGGTGGAGGGAGACCGGGTGCTGATTCAGTTCGCGCTGAACCGGGGGAGGGAGAGGCATCCCATTCAGGAGGTTCTGAAGCAGCTCCGCAAGAACCAGCAGAGTTTTGAACCGCTGCTTTCGGAACTCGAG